A part of Marinomonas rhizomae genomic DNA contains:
- a CDS encoding beta-galactosidase — MKLGVCYYPEHWPKSRWREDAQHMQRIGIEYVRIGEFSWSTIEPTPGELHWEWLDESLDILHSHGLKVILGTPTATPPKWLVDRHPSMLAKDEQGRVRHFGSRRHYTFASLEYREECRRMVTMMAERYGQHPAVASWQTDNEFGCHDTILSYADADLAAFRIWLAEKYRTIDALNTAWGNVFWSMDYRSFDEIELPNLTVTEANPSHRLDFQRCCSDQVVAFNKLQVDILREHSAGRDLVHNYMGFFTAFDHHKVGQDLDVASWDTYPLGFLDQEAIYTQEEKHKYLRVGHPDFGAFHHDLYRGCGKGRLWIMEQQPGPVNWAPHNPTPADGAVRLWTWEAFSHGAELVSYFRWRQAPFGQEQMHAGLLRPDAQEAEAAKEATLVAAEVKELAQSLGLDAEELMSLPSAGKVALMFDYDACWSLDIQPQSRAYRYLFWCYRVYEAMRELGLSVDIIPSDASLDMYELLVLPAQAHITPQLQERLSVYKGVLLAGPRTGSKTETYQMPENLAPGPLASLLPLTVERVDALPEHTQPAVSGRWGAGHLKHWHEQIKTALPCLLKDDGGNPVLMGAGRHFYLGSCLDNNLLKASLAKLADMASLSTCYLPVGVRVRERGNVIFVFNYASQSVVFEPENATLILGSKALESAGVAIWKRN; from the coding sequence ATGAAGTTAGGTGTTTGTTATTACCCTGAACATTGGCCAAAAAGCCGTTGGCGAGAAGATGCTCAGCATATGCAGCGTATTGGGATTGAATACGTTCGGATAGGTGAATTCAGTTGGAGCACAATTGAACCTACGCCGGGGGAGTTGCATTGGGAGTGGTTGGATGAGTCCTTAGATATTCTCCATTCACATGGTTTAAAAGTGATTTTGGGAACGCCAACCGCAACGCCTCCTAAGTGGTTGGTGGATCGTCATCCGTCTATGTTGGCAAAAGATGAGCAGGGCCGTGTGCGTCATTTTGGTTCTCGCCGTCATTACACTTTTGCCAGTCTTGAATATCGTGAAGAGTGCCGCCGTATGGTGACCATGATGGCTGAGCGCTATGGTCAGCATCCAGCAGTGGCTTCTTGGCAAACTGATAACGAGTTCGGTTGCCATGACACGATTCTAAGTTATGCCGACGCTGACCTTGCGGCTTTTCGTATTTGGTTAGCAGAAAAATACCGCACGATTGACGCGTTAAATACAGCATGGGGTAACGTGTTTTGGAGCATGGATTATCGCTCTTTCGATGAAATTGAATTGCCAAACCTAACAGTAACCGAAGCCAATCCATCCCATCGTTTGGATTTTCAACGTTGTTGTTCAGACCAAGTAGTGGCGTTTAATAAGTTGCAAGTGGATATTCTGCGTGAGCATTCTGCTGGGCGTGACTTGGTTCATAACTACATGGGCTTTTTTACAGCGTTTGATCATCATAAGGTGGGGCAAGACCTTGATGTGGCAAGTTGGGATACCTATCCATTGGGCTTTTTGGATCAAGAGGCCATTTATACCCAAGAAGAAAAACACAAGTATCTACGTGTTGGTCATCCTGATTTTGGTGCTTTTCATCATGATTTATACCGTGGTTGCGGCAAGGGCCGTTTATGGATCATGGAGCAGCAGCCAGGCCCGGTGAACTGGGCACCACATAACCCAACGCCTGCCGATGGCGCTGTGCGCTTATGGACGTGGGAAGCGTTTTCCCATGGCGCCGAGTTGGTGTCGTATTTCCGCTGGCGTCAGGCGCCATTTGGTCAAGAGCAAATGCACGCGGGCTTGTTACGTCCGGATGCACAAGAGGCCGAAGCGGCAAAAGAGGCAACCTTAGTCGCGGCTGAAGTTAAAGAATTAGCTCAATCGCTTGGTTTGGATGCAGAAGAATTAATGTCTTTACCTAGTGCAGGAAAAGTCGCCCTGATGTTTGATTACGACGCTTGTTGGTCATTGGATATTCAGCCGCAGTCCCGCGCTTATCGTTATTTATTCTGGTGCTATCGTGTTTATGAAGCCATGCGTGAGCTTGGTTTGTCTGTAGACATTATTCCAAGTGATGCTTCTTTGGATATGTATGAGTTATTGGTGCTTCCAGCTCAGGCGCATATCACGCCTCAATTACAAGAAAGATTGAGTGTTTATAAAGGCGTTTTGTTGGCGGGCCCAAGAACAGGCAGCAAAACAGAAACGTATCAGATGCCAGAAAACCTTGCACCGGGCCCATTGGCGAGTTTATTGCCATTAACTGTAGAGCGTGTTGATGCTTTGCCAGAGCATACACAGCCAGCTGTTTCAGGGCGCTGGGGCGCAGGTCACTTGAAACACTGGCATGAACAAATTAAAACGGCACTGCCTTGTTTGTTAAAAGATGATGGTGGTAATCCTGTGTTGATGGGGGCTGGTCGACACTTTTATCTTGGTTCCTGCTTAGATAATAACTTGTTGAAAGCAAGCTTAGCGAAGTTAGCCGATATGGCTTCTTTGTCTACTTGTTATTTACCCGTGGGCGTACGAGTTCGCGAGCGTGGTAATGTGATATTCGTCTTTAACTATGCTTCACAATCCGTGGTTTTTGAACCTGAGAATGCAACGTTGATCCTAGGCAGTAAAGCTCTAGAAAGTGCTGGTGTGGCGATCTGGAAGAGAAATTAA
- a CDS encoding SMP-30/gluconolactonase/LRE family protein gives MKQISTQRNQLAEGPFWSQSEQALYWVDIPACQVWRWHQESNEYQHWTLPKKVSAVFTTQSDRLLVALSDAVAYLDKATGELEHLCDLDTDIAGNRSNDAKCDPNGVLWLGTMDDAEESASGRLWKVTAEGKKTLMLEGVGISNTLAWDESRGRFYFGDSMTRKVHAFPYPEFYDVRSQKPFFEVKEGIGADGSCIDAEGCIWNANWDGGRVVRYNSEGEVLQTIELPFSKPTSCVFGGADGNTLFITSASVATSESELAEKPLSGHVVAIDLKATLGLDVIGEPSQPFSGA, from the coding sequence ATGAAGCAAATTAGTACGCAGCGTAATCAATTAGCTGAAGGACCATTTTGGAGTCAGTCAGAACAGGCTTTGTATTGGGTTGATATTCCCGCTTGCCAAGTGTGGCGCTGGCATCAAGAGTCTAATGAATACCAACATTGGACTTTGCCTAAAAAAGTATCCGCCGTTTTTACGACACAAAGTGATCGCTTATTAGTGGCTTTGTCGGATGCAGTTGCCTATTTGGATAAAGCGACAGGTGAATTAGAACACCTATGTGATTTGGATACCGATATTGCAGGCAATCGCAGTAACGATGCTAAATGTGACCCAAACGGTGTGTTGTGGCTTGGTACCATGGACGATGCTGAAGAAAGCGCATCGGGTCGTTTGTGGAAAGTTACCGCAGAAGGCAAAAAGACGCTCATGCTGGAGGGGGTTGGCATTTCCAATACATTGGCATGGGATGAATCTCGTGGACGTTTCTATTTTGGTGATTCTATGACACGTAAAGTTCACGCCTTTCCTTATCCGGAATTTTATGATGTGCGAAGCCAAAAGCCATTTTTTGAAGTGAAAGAAGGCATAGGTGCGGATGGCTCTTGTATTGATGCAGAAGGCTGTATTTGGAATGCCAATTGGGATGGTGGCCGTGTTGTGCGATACAACTCAGAAGGTGAAGTACTGCAGACGATAGAATTACCTTTCTCCAAGCCAACAAGCTGTGTGTTTGGTGGTGCGGACGGGAATACATTGTTTATCACGTCGGCGAGTGTTGCCACAAGTGAAAGTGAATTAGCAGAAAAGCCGTTGTCCGGTCATGTTGTGGCGATCGATTTAAAAGCCACCTTGGGTCTTGATGTCATTGGTGAGCCAAGTCAGCCATTTTCTGGAGCGTAG
- a CDS encoding 2-dehydro-3-deoxy-6-phosphogalactonate aldolase: protein MKHSFDALMHEFPMVAILRGITPDEVVEHAQVLIDAGFRLIEVPLNSPDAFTSIHTLQEKFGDQVLIGAGTVLTMSQLTELVDTGAKLMVCPHTDVELIKAAKVAGLYAMPGFFTASEAFAALHAGADAVKLFPAEALPTINVVKALGAVIPAETWLCPVGGVTPTNVADYLNVGARGFGLGSALYKKGQSVEITKDNAEAFMTAWKTYQQ, encoded by the coding sequence ATGAAACATTCTTTTGATGCATTGATGCACGAGTTCCCCATGGTCGCGATCCTTCGTGGCATAACGCCAGACGAAGTGGTTGAACATGCTCAAGTTTTGATTGACGCTGGTTTTCGCCTGATCGAAGTGCCGCTCAATTCCCCTGATGCTTTTACCAGTATTCATACATTGCAAGAAAAATTTGGTGATCAGGTGTTGATTGGTGCGGGAACAGTTTTGACCATGTCACAATTGACAGAGCTGGTCGACACGGGGGCAAAACTAATGGTTTGTCCGCATACCGATGTGGAGTTAATTAAGGCTGCGAAAGTCGCCGGTTTATACGCTATGCCAGGCTTTTTTACAGCAAGTGAGGCTTTTGCGGCACTGCATGCTGGCGCTGATGCGGTGAAGCTTTTCCCTGCGGAAGCCTTGCCTACAATCAATGTAGTGAAAGCCTTGGGCGCGGTGATTCCTGCCGAGACTTGGTTGTGTCCGGTGGGCGGTGTCACACCGACGAATGTTGCTGACTATTTGAATGTTGGTGCTCGTGGTTTTGGTCTAGGTTCGGCTTTGTATAAAAAAGGTCAATCGGTCGAGATCACAAAAGACAATGCAGAAGCCTTTATGACGGCTTGGAAGACCTATCAGCAATAG
- a CDS encoding 2-dehydro-3-deoxygalactonokinase gives MTSLNPVSQPAGGQASFIAIDWGTTNLRAFLMNQDGHIQAQRDSDRGMLKLSSAEFESVLSELLGDWLTPDLPIYMAGMVGSRGGWQEVPYQYCPIKLDDLSDNLFWLSTSLPNKVAIVPGLRGEGVSGLTDVMRGEETQLLGALDWLEEQGRTDESPVFCLPGTHCKWAQITEGKVTHFSTSITGELFARLNDESSLVKGLPKSDQLNEEAFKKGVLASQQTGGILHHLFSARSRFVCGELAADEVRDYLSGVVVGHDVNDILSALTMPTSPVLIIGSHGLSARYALALSLINLTSEFLAANEASIRGLKRLANRQARSEHNPTTGA, from the coding sequence ATGACCTCATTAAATCCTGTTTCACAACCTGCTGGTGGCCAAGCGAGCTTTATTGCTATTGATTGGGGAACCACCAATTTACGCGCCTTTTTGATGAATCAGGACGGTCATATTCAAGCTCAACGCGACAGTGATCGAGGCATGTTAAAACTCAGCTCGGCTGAATTCGAAAGTGTCTTGTCTGAGTTGTTGGGCGATTGGTTGACGCCTGATTTACCCATTTATATGGCGGGTATGGTCGGTAGTCGCGGTGGTTGGCAAGAAGTGCCTTATCAGTATTGTCCTATCAAGTTAGACGATTTATCTGACAATCTTTTTTGGTTGAGCACGTCGTTGCCAAACAAGGTGGCGATTGTGCCAGGTTTACGTGGTGAAGGTGTTTCTGGGCTTACTGATGTAATGCGCGGAGAAGAAACACAATTACTGGGTGCGCTTGATTGGCTAGAAGAGCAAGGGCGTACCGATGAATCTCCCGTGTTTTGCTTGCCGGGTACGCATTGTAAGTGGGCACAAATCACCGAAGGTAAAGTAACGCATTTTTCTACGTCTATTACGGGGGAGCTGTTTGCGCGTTTGAATGACGAATCCAGTTTGGTAAAAGGCTTACCTAAATCCGATCAGCTAAATGAAGAGGCCTTTAAAAAAGGCGTCTTGGCGAGCCAACAAACAGGCGGTATTTTGCATCATTTGTTTAGTGCACGTAGTCGTTTTGTGTGTGGCGAGTTAGCCGCTGACGAAGTGCGGGATTATTTGTCTGGTGTGGTGGTTGGTCATGATGTGAACGATATTTTATCGGCATTGACTATGCCAACGAGCCCTGTGTTGATTATTGGCAGTCATGGGCTAAGCGCACGTTATGCCTTGGCTTTGTCCCTGATAAATCTCACCTCTGAATTTTTAGCGGCTAATGAAGCCAGTATTCGAGGTTTAAAACGCTTGGCGAATCGTCAGGCTAGGTCGGAACATAATCCGACAACAGGAGCGTAA
- a CDS encoding SDR family NAD(P)-dependent oxidoreductase, with translation MTNNKNKTVFSSLNGRHALVSGGASGIGEALVRALAQQGCLVSFFDIDQAAGDALAKALNEQGLKAHFNLVDLTEIDMLQKVITERMAEWGAIRILVNNAANDHRHTLQDMTSEAFDQCMSVNLKHHFFAAQTVAPAMAAAGGGSIINMSSNSWMLGLAGYPGYVTAKAGISGLTKGLARELGGQKIRVNTVLPGWVMTEKQKRLWLTPEAEAELMTQQALKEKIEPEDVADLVLFLSADDSRMISGQSLVVDGGRL, from the coding sequence ATGACAAATAATAAAAATAAAACTGTCTTTTCTAGTTTAAATGGACGTCATGCTCTGGTGAGTGGTGGTGCATCTGGAATTGGTGAAGCCTTGGTACGAGCCTTGGCTCAGCAAGGTTGTTTGGTTAGTTTTTTCGATATCGATCAAGCGGCCGGAGATGCACTTGCAAAGGCGTTAAACGAGCAAGGCTTGAAAGCGCACTTTAATTTAGTTGATTTAACCGAAATAGACATGCTTCAAAAAGTTATTACTGAGCGCATGGCCGAATGGGGCGCGATTCGTATTCTGGTGAATAACGCGGCCAACGATCATCGCCATACGTTACAAGATATGACGTCAGAGGCGTTTGATCAATGCATGTCGGTCAATTTAAAACATCATTTCTTTGCCGCTCAAACCGTCGCACCCGCGATGGCCGCAGCGGGTGGCGGAAGCATTATTAATATGAGTTCCAACTCATGGATGTTGGGGCTTGCCGGTTATCCGGGTTATGTAACGGCAAAAGCGGGAATTTCAGGCTTAACAAAAGGCTTGGCACGTGAGCTTGGTGGACAAAAAATTCGTGTTAATACTGTATTACCCGGTTGGGTGATGACGGAAAAACAAAAACGTTTGTGGTTAACGCCAGAAGCAGAAGCTGAATTAATGACTCAGCAAGCCCTGAAAGAAAAAATTGAGCCAGAAGATGTGGCGGATTTGGTGCTGTTTTTAAGCGCTGATGACAGTCGTATGATTTCTGGGCAAAGCTTGGTTGTGGACGGAGGGCGCTTGTAA